A region from the Metopolophium dirhodum isolate CAU chromosome 9, ASM1992520v1, whole genome shotgun sequence genome encodes:
- the LOC132951735 gene encoding nuclear cap-binding protein subunit 2-like, with translation MTDVSSYRDQHFKGSRGELDKMLRLSTTMYIGNLAFYTTEGQIYELFSKCGDIKRIVMGLDKFKKTPCGFCFIEYYTREDAENCMRFVNGTRLDDRIIRTDWDAGFIEGRQYGRGKTGGQVRDEYRTDYDIGRGGYGKNAQPKADMIIFGRNKDSLPME, from the coding sequence ATGACTGACGTAAGCTCGTACAGAGACCAACACTTTAAAGGCTCTCGAGGTGAGCTGGACAAGATGTTGCGTTTGTCAACGACCATGTACATTGGAAACTTGGCGTTTTATACAACGGAGGGACAGATATACGAACTGTTCTCAAAGTGTGGCGATATTAAGCGAATCGTCATGGGCCTGGATAAATTCAAGAAAACACCCTGTGGCTTTTGCTTCATTGAGTACTATACAAGGGAAGATGCAGAGAATTGTATGCGTTTTGTCAACGGAACCCGACTGGACGACCGCATCATAAGAACAGACTGGGATGCCGGATTTATCGAAGGCAGACAATACGGCCGTGGAAAAACAGGCGGCCAAGTGCGGGACGAGTATAGGACTGATTATGACATTGGCCGAGGTGGTTACGGCAAAAACGCTCAACCCAAAGCAGACATGATAATATTCGGCAGAAACAAAGATTCCCTTCCAATGGAATAA
- the LOC132951733 gene encoding exosome complex component RRP4 — translation MNISISLASKKTRHAVLKPSSNPPIIFTPGEKIRDQTGFMRGHGTYVSAGSLKATVAGVEQNINKLVTVSPLRCRYNGEIGDVVIARVTELVHKRWKVDINARLDAVLLLTSIQLPGGELRRRGMEDEQSMRSYLSEGDLISAEVHSVFADGSLSLHMRSLKYGKLGQGVLVKVQSNLIKRSKNHFHNLSAGVSVILGNNGYIWIEPTNDNKDPVGFEVDLQQVVDIGDRQTISRVRNVVLALSYYKMLIYDTSIQYALEESNKYTVSDLLTAEACYDIANLTRHRLQAMGE, via the exons ATGAATATTTCCATAAGCTTAGCGTCAAAAAAGACCCGGCATGCCGTTCTAAAACCTTCATCCAATCCGCCGATTATTTTTACTCCTGGTGAAAAAATTAGAGATCAAACAGGATTCATGAG AGGTCATGGAACTTATGTATCGGCTGGGTCATTGAAGGCAACTGTAGCAGGtgtagaacaaaatattaataaactagtcaCAGTTAGTCCATTACGGTGTCGATATAATGGAGAGATTGGTGATGTAGTGATTGCTCGTGTAACAGAACTGGTGCATAAGCGTTGGAAAGTAGATATAAATGCTAGACTGGATGCTGTGCTACTGCTAACTTCTATTCAACTACCAGGAGGAGAATTA AGAAGAAGAGGTATGGAAGATGAACAATCAATGAGAAGTTACTTGAGCGAAGGCGACTTAATTAGCGCTGAAGTTCATTCTGTATTTGCTGATGGTTCTTTATCATTACACATGCGGAGTTTAAAGTATGGCAag ttAGGACAAGGAGTATTAGTAAAAGTACAATCTAATCTAATAAAACGTagtaaaaatcattttcataacTTGTCAGCTGGAGTTAGTGTTATACTTGGTAACAATGGTTACATTTGGATTGAACCAACAAACGACAATAAAGATCCTGTTGGATTTGAAGTTGATCTTcaacaa gtagttGATATTGGTGATAGACAAACAATATCAAGAGTACGTAATGTAGTATTAGCattatcttattataaaatgcttatatatgATACAAGTATACAGTATGCATTAGAAGAATCAAACAAGTATACT GTATCAGATTTATTAACCGCAGAAGCTTGTTATGATATCGCAAATCTTACACGCCATCGTTTACAAGCTATGGGTGAATAA